A genomic segment from Thermothielavioides terrestris NRRL 8126 chromosome 4, complete sequence encodes:
- a CDS encoding uncharacterized protein (Contains conserved domain HAP5[COG5208], CCAAT-binding factor, subunit C and HHT1[COG2036], Histones H3 and H4 overlapping BUR6[COG5247], Class 2 transcription repressor NC2, alpha subunit (DRAP1 homolog)) translates to MAATMAPAQSCVFRCPSPPEPRSRKHIDTGPQISSQGFANSELYTGTWANVHQGLTGHYKDVLTAYWQHIIQHLESDTHDYKMHQLPLARIKKVMKADPEVKMISAEAPILFAKGCDIFITELTMRAWIHAEENKRRTLQRSDIASALAKSDMFDFLIDIVPREEASSHTKRASNQAAAAAAQAPAAQPQIPGLGAPNHAGQHPMAAPDYTLGAHNMGPEADYRQPQTMYPGQVQTGGPAYGQPQAQMYNVDEMYYGTMPPQQVRSSQLHISASDPTSSEPTPKLTPPVECLESRPARTSRESGLQPIEAGISRG, encoded by the coding sequence ATGGCGGCCACTATGGCGCCAGCTCAGTCGTGCGTTTTCCGTTGCCCCTCTCCCCCTGAACCACGAAGTAGGAAACACATTGACACCGGTCCCCAGATCTCCTCCCAAGGCTTCGCAAACTCCGAACTGTACACAGGCACGTGGGCGAACGTGCATCAAGGTCTAACAGGTCACTACAAGGATGTCCTGACGGCGTACTGGCAGCACATCATCCAACACCTCGAGAGCGACACGCACGACTACAAGATGCACCAATTACCCCTGGCGCGCATCAAGAAGGTCATGAAGGCCGACCCGGAGGTCAAGATGATCTCGGCCGAGGCCCCAATTCTGTTCGCCAAGGGCTGCGACATCTTCATTACCGAGCTGACCATGCGCGCCTGGATCCACGCCGAGGAGAACAAGCGCCGCACCCTCCAGCGGTCCGACATcgcctcggcgctggccaAGTCTGACATGTTCGACTTCCTGATCGACATCGTCCCGCGCGAGGAAGCATCGTCGCACACGAAGCGCGCAAGCAaccaggcggccgccgctgccgcccaggcccccgccgcccagccTCAGATCCCCGGTCTCGGCGCCCCGAACCACGCCGGCCAACACCCCATGGCCGCGCCCGACTACACCCTCGGAGCCCACAACATGGGTCCCGAGGCCGACTACCGCCAGCCGCAGACCATGTATCCCGGCCAGGTGCAGACCGGCGGTCCCGCGTATGGCCAGCCCCAGGCCCAGATGTACAACGTCGACGAGATGTACTACGGGACCATGCCACCCCAGCAGGTACGTTCTTCGCAACTCCACATTTCGGCCTCAGATCCAACTTCTTCTGAACCCACCCCAAAACTAACCCCACCAGTAGAGTGCCTAGAAAGCCGACCAGCGCGGACTAGCCGAGAGAGCGGACTGCAACCGATCGAAGCCGGGATCAGCCGCGGCTGA